A segment of the Gossypium hirsutum isolate 1008001.06 chromosome D10, Gossypium_hirsutum_v2.1, whole genome shotgun sequence genome:
CTGTGCTGGATTTAGTCGGTGACTCGGAAGCTTCCcccgccgccgccgccgccgctTGTTTAGCGGATGTGTTGTTGTGTCTAGAAGCAGGCCAAGCGTGATTGTGTTCGCAAGAGTATGTGATCACTAACATTGTAGGGTTTACACGGCTCCTCTCGACTTGTTTCCTCGCCGGACATCCCTTTGAGCTACTACACCGGTAATAACCCCTGCCGGCGATATCATAAAAAAAGTTAACCTCAATCAACGTTCGATAATTATATAAACTAATCCTAAAACTAAAATTTACTCCTCGATAATGATTACCTCGGGTAAGGTGACCCTTTGATAGGTTTTTGGCCGTACTTCCGCCATGCCCAAGAATCAGACGGTGGAGCACCCTCACCTTTAAGGCGGGAACCTTCAACGTCCTTGATTGGTACTGACACCACTCTTTTCTGCATGGATCTTTTACTGtaacccccccccaaaaaaaaacccaTTACGTCAATacaaaaaaggaaattaaacAACGAACATAACAGAAGTACAAGTTACGGAAAAAATCAAATTACCCTTTTTTAGTAGTAGAAGGAGGAGGAGATTCAGCTCCAGTTACTGACGAAACGTTGTCACTTTCTTCTAATTCTTGGTCAGTGACAAAAGGGTTCCTAAC
Coding sequences within it:
- the LOC107909645 gene encoding probable WRKY transcription factor 65, which codes for MDSGGSSSSSFRKVRNPFVTDQELEESDNVSSVTGAESPPPSTTKKGKRSMQKRVVSVPIKDVEGSRLKGEGAPPSDSWAWRKYGQKPIKGSPYPRGYYRCSSSKGCPARKQVERSRVNPTMLVITYSCEHNHAWPASRHNNTSAKQAAAAAAGEASESPTKSSTAVKHEPSTSQPDTEPDSGMEDGFACLTEDSILTTGDEFAWFGEMETTSSTVLESPLFSERDNSEADDTAMIFPMREEDESLFADLEELPECSFVFRHQRNVGPQVGIC